One genomic region from Candidatus Nanosynbacter sp. TM7-074 encodes:
- a CDS encoding NUDIX domain-containing protein, producing the protein MKEIEPTSLRHELWYDGPNYTADSVIINPASQKILLIKRSSGEWALPGGFIDPGEDSLAAAIRETREETGVTISDGATLIFRGLVDDPRNRQESWIETSAYLFTVSDTIKATGHDDAIDAGWWSIDNLPSLYASHDYILTRALDHLSCQNLIEIAQSPETYHDVSGGHMQYDKIIATKNGQSVFVKQISAKYDDTPRRNRLHQYLEKEAFVMAHLRSHGYSGIPERSILHGSDTLIMDAMEPDGGWQWRARKDTLNSYVNSAIEKFNELESMPLPADAFDIEPSRDSFVKEGWQSIDNQKIDKLHKLAPSFLDRLTPRSQAAAQSLLRNLASLRQIGSQTPRTNSLVFCHHDIRQSNMAWHPNYGTRLVDWSWSGLGESGSDITSLLIDLHKSYHDISPYQNIINLDYCLTLMGFWLNHATWPHHGDDTTRFQQFLSALSAYEIYING; encoded by the coding sequence ATGAAAGAAATAGAACCAACAAGCCTGAGGCACGAATTATGGTACGATGGTCCGAATTACACCGCGGATAGTGTAATTATTAATCCAGCATCACAAAAAATCCTTTTAATAAAACGTTCTAGCGGCGAGTGGGCACTACCTGGCGGTTTTATCGATCCCGGAGAAGATTCCCTTGCAGCGGCCATTCGCGAAACTAGAGAAGAAACTGGCGTCACAATTAGTGACGGGGCTACACTTATATTTAGAGGATTAGTTGACGACCCGCGCAATCGCCAAGAATCATGGATTGAGACGAGCGCCTACCTATTTACCGTATCTGACACGATAAAAGCGACCGGCCACGATGATGCAATTGACGCTGGTTGGTGGTCAATTGATAATTTACCCAGTCTTTACGCCTCACACGACTACATCTTGACAAGGGCGCTTGATCATTTATCTTGCCAAAACCTTATTGAAATAGCCCAGTCTCCAGAAACTTACCACGATGTGAGCGGTGGTCATATGCAATATGACAAAATTATTGCTACAAAAAACGGCCAGTCAGTATTTGTTAAACAGATATCAGCTAAGTATGACGATACGCCGAGACGAAACCGATTACATCAATATCTGGAGAAAGAAGCTTTCGTTATGGCTCACTTAAGGTCTCATGGATATAGCGGAATACCCGAGCGGTCAATTCTGCATGGTAGCGATACGCTCATCATGGATGCGATGGAACCTGACGGCGGATGGCAATGGCGAGCCAGGAAAGACACGCTCAATTCATACGTAAATTCAGCGATTGAAAAATTTAATGAGCTAGAGAGTATGCCACTACCGGCTGACGCTTTCGACATTGAACCGTCGCGTGATAGTTTTGTAAAAGAAGGTTGGCAATCAATTGATAATCAAAAAATAGATAAATTACATAAATTAGCACCAAGTTTTTTAGATAGATTAACACCCCGTAGCCAAGCAGCTGCTCAATCATTGCTAAGAAACCTAGCCTCGCTACGCCAAATAGGCAGCCAGACCCCTAGAACAAACTCATTAGTTTTTTGCCACCATGATATCCGACAATCAAACATGGCTTGGCACCCTAATTACGGTACTAGGTTGGTGGATTGGAGCTGGTCTGGGTTGGGTGAATCGGGTAGTGATATTACCAGCCTGCTAATTGACCTACATAAAAGCTACCATGATATCTCCCCTTATCAAAACATAATAAACTTAGATTATTGTCTCACACTAATGGGGTTTTGGTTGAATCATGCAACCTGGCCGCATCACGGCGATGACACGACTAGATTTCAGCAATTCTTGTCGGCCCTCAGCGCCTATGAGATATACATAAATGGCTAA
- the pncB gene encoding nicotinate phosphoribosyltransferase, whose product MEEESKISQGLDYYKATMGMNEFLKHPEAEVTFTLKNRSPNLLSEFVTSEELRNRLSELSDGWRPDEIAYLASLQNQDGKAQFSPEYLDFLMENPLPPVDINYDEHGDLSVSSTGKWPLVTFWETVIMSEINEIYFKNKLTSEGRSLAELYAEGDRRLSEKIALLKDLPYIKFSDFGTRRRFSYDWHRHVVERVATELPDNFVGTSNIYLAHKLGLKPIGTFAHEMPMVYAALADKGGNNPLDGHNQALQDWQNTYGNDLSIALTDTFTTDFFFAYFTPEQMDSWKGLRHDSGDPIDFGNKAIEVYQKNGIDPMEKTIVFSDGLDADEIIRLADYFKGRINVTFGWGTTLTNDLGIKPNNFVMKATEVDGISTVKLSDTPGKHTGTIDKISEYKQRVKEALAKKALSDSLLVAV is encoded by the coding sequence ATGGAAGAAGAATCAAAAATATCACAAGGATTAGATTATTATAAAGCAACCATGGGGATGAATGAATTCTTAAAACACCCTGAAGCTGAAGTCACCTTCACATTAAAGAATCGCTCTCCTAATTTATTATCAGAATTCGTCACCTCAGAGGAACTTAGAAATAGGCTTAGTGAGCTATCTGATGGATGGCGTCCTGATGAAATTGCTTACCTGGCCAGCCTACAAAATCAGGACGGCAAAGCACAATTTTCACCAGAATACCTAGATTTCCTCATGGAAAATCCCCTACCCCCAGTTGACATTAACTATGACGAGCACGGCGATTTATCAGTTAGTAGCACAGGAAAATGGCCGCTAGTTACATTCTGGGAAACGGTGATTATGAGCGAAATAAATGAAATATATTTTAAAAATAAGCTTACTAGTGAAGGTCGATCATTAGCCGAATTATATGCCGAAGGTGACCGTCGATTAAGTGAAAAAATTGCACTATTAAAGGATCTTCCATATATAAAATTCTCAGACTTCGGTACTCGACGACGGTTTAGTTATGATTGGCATAGACACGTAGTTGAGCGCGTTGCGACAGAGCTGCCGGATAATTTCGTTGGCACTTCAAATATATATCTGGCACATAAATTAGGACTAAAGCCAATTGGAACTTTTGCGCACGAAATGCCAATGGTTTATGCCGCACTAGCAGACAAGGGCGGAAATAATCCACTAGACGGCCACAATCAAGCATTGCAAGATTGGCAAAACACATATGGCAACGATCTATCAATCGCTTTAACCGATACATTTACAACAGACTTTTTCTTTGCCTATTTTACGCCTGAGCAGATGGATTCATGGAAAGGACTACGCCATGATTCTGGCGACCCGATAGATTTTGGAAATAAAGCTATTGAGGTCTATCAGAAAAACGGAATTGACCCAATGGAAAAAACTATCGTCTTTAGTGATGGACTTGATGCGGATGAAATTATTCGCCTGGCTGATTATTTCAAAGGTAGAATAAATGTCACATTTGGCTGGGGTACAACTTTAACCAATGACCTTGGCATCAAACCCAATAACTTCGTCATGAAAGCCACAGAAGTTGATGGAATATCCACAGTGAAGCTGAGCGACACACCTGGTAAACATACAGGTACGATTGATAAAATTAGCGAGTATAAACAACGCGTAAAAGAAGCTTTAGCAAAAAAAGCCTTAAGCGATAGCCTCCTAGTCGCAGTATGA
- a CDS encoding NUDIX domain-containing protein — protein MKFTDEQRRTWLASLDKRFSSAAVLIENEQGELLIVKSDYKDHWSLPGGIVDPGESPLEAAVREVEEEVGIKIDAENLQLAMVASRHSDEFLTNQFVFFAQLENNVLSKIKLQESEIVSSKLISKSEIDSNDGSLLWAIRFWAADKFGYVNTKIVDEDGVKNERIEFFAPILGGK, from the coding sequence ATGAAATTTACTGACGAGCAGCGGCGAACTTGGTTGGCTAGTTTAGACAAGCGTTTTTCTAGTGCGGCGGTGTTAATAGAAAATGAGCAGGGCGAATTATTAATCGTCAAATCGGACTACAAAGATCACTGGTCGCTACCTGGCGGAATTGTTGATCCTGGAGAATCTCCGCTGGAGGCGGCAGTGCGTGAAGTCGAGGAGGAGGTGGGTATTAAAATTGATGCCGAAAACCTACAGTTAGCCATGGTAGCATCGCGTCATTCTGATGAGTTTTTGACAAATCAGTTTGTATTTTTTGCGCAATTGGAAAATAATGTCTTGTCTAAAATAAAGCTTCAAGAGTCAGAAATAGTGTCTAGCAAACTTATTTCTAAGAGTGAAATTGACTCTAATGACGGGTCATTATTATGGGCAATTCGTTTTTGGGCGGCTGATAAATTCGGTTACGTAAATACGAAAATAGTTGATGAGGATGGCGTAAAAAATGAGCGAATAGAGTTTTTTGCGCCGATACTGGGAGGAAAATAG
- a CDS encoding NUDIX domain-containing protein has protein sequence MNYTKPYTPPTLTVDAVIFQIYNDALEVLLLKRPNEPFKGEWALPGGYNAKGETTTDALERVVSQKTGVKIKEDLHYIEQLYTFDTIDRDPRGHAVSVTYLGCGRNITYNEELEVAFFDVNKLPKLAYDHVNIIKYAKERLIAKLTYTNAVSAFLERRFTLTQLQNAYEIIFDREFDKRNFRKKFLSLNLIHETNELWRDGAHRPAKLYEFNSDRLEILNRRFD, from the coding sequence ATGAATTACACAAAACCGTACACACCCCCAACGCTAACCGTGGATGCGGTAATTTTTCAAATCTATAATGACGCATTGGAAGTATTGTTATTAAAACGGCCAAACGAACCTTTTAAAGGAGAATGGGCTCTCCCTGGAGGATATAACGCTAAAGGAGAAACGACAACAGATGCGCTTGAGCGTGTAGTCTCTCAAAAGACAGGAGTAAAAATCAAAGAAGATCTACACTACATCGAACAGCTTTACACGTTCGACACGATTGATCGCGATCCACGAGGACATGCAGTGTCTGTAACTTATTTAGGCTGTGGACGCAATATTACATATAATGAAGAATTAGAAGTGGCATTTTTTGATGTAAATAAACTACCAAAACTAGCATACGACCACGTTAATATTATTAAGTACGCCAAAGAGCGGCTAATCGCCAAGTTAACATATACGAATGCTGTGTCGGCATTTCTGGAGCGGCGTTTTACCCTGACCCAACTACAGAACGCCTACGAAATTATCTTTGATCGTGAATTTGATAAGCGTAATTTTCGCAAAAAATTCCTCAGCCTCAACCTCATTCATGAAACCAACGAGTTATGGCGTGACGGCGCACATCGCCCAGCAAAACTATATGAATTCAATTCAGATAGACTAGAGATTTTGAACCGCAGGTTCGACTAA
- a CDS encoding 2,3-bisphosphoglycerate-dependent phosphoglycerate mutase has translation MGLLVICRHGESEWNLLGKWTGWTDVGLTEKGWADSVCLGVLLKDIKFDEAYTSALKRTHQTLDALLEGCGIVSLKTTRATELNERDYGDLTGKNKWQVKDEIGEEAFNGIRRGWDYLVPGGETLKDVYARVVPYFEREILPKLQAGENILLVAHGNSIRALIKHLDQISESEMANVEMPFGQLLLYKFEADNNLPTKKEILSVNIGPVNA, from the coding sequence GTGGGATTATTAGTTATCTGTCGACACGGTGAGAGTGAATGGAATCTACTAGGCAAGTGGACGGGCTGGACTGACGTGGGGTTAACGGAAAAAGGGTGGGCTGACTCAGTGTGCTTGGGTGTTCTCCTTAAGGATATCAAGTTTGACGAGGCCTACACGTCAGCGCTAAAGCGGACGCACCAAACGCTGGATGCCCTGCTTGAGGGGTGTGGTATAGTCAGTCTGAAGACAACGCGGGCGACTGAGCTGAATGAGCGTGATTATGGGGATTTGACTGGTAAAAATAAGTGGCAAGTGAAGGACGAGATTGGTGAAGAGGCGTTCAATGGAATTAGGCGCGGTTGGGATTATCTGGTGCCAGGCGGCGAAACATTAAAAGACGTTTACGCGCGAGTGGTTCCGTATTTTGAGCGGGAAATTTTACCGAAACTTCAGGCGGGCGAGAATATTTTATTAGTAGCGCATGGAAATTCTATTCGGGCGTTAATCAAACATCTTGACCAAATTTCAGAGTCAGAAATGGCAAACGTAGAAATGCCGTTTGGTCAATTATTGCTTTACAAATTTGAAGCTGATAATAATTTGCCAACTAAAAAAGAAATTCTATCGGTAAATATTGGTCCGGTAAACGCTTAG
- a CDS encoding isochorismatase family protein gives METVKPTRNILVAVDVQHDFIDGSLAVAEGEQVVAPLNTIAETVRHHGGQVVFTRDWHPGETPHFVNFGGQWPVHCVAGTTGASFHDKLNVQPGDTIIDKGVGQTDGYSGWEGQSDTGETLETIITPRTPHEKVQVFLGGLATDFCVKSTALDITEHFQSDDQVSIYLLREAVRAVGLTPNAEEEVLTAMKEAGILAISTEEAKKIIEETV, from the coding sequence ATGGAAACAGTAAAACCAACTCGAAATATACTTGTTGCCGTTGATGTGCAGCATGATTTTATCGATGGTAGCCTGGCAGTTGCCGAGGGCGAGCAGGTCGTTGCCCCGCTCAACACCATCGCCGAGACCGTGCGACACCATGGCGGACAGGTCGTTTTTACCCGCGACTGGCACCCCGGTGAAACACCACATTTTGTTAATTTTGGTGGCCAGTGGCCAGTCCACTGCGTGGCCGGCACTACCGGCGCTAGCTTTCACGATAAACTCAACGTGCAGCCTGGTGACACTATTATCGACAAAGGCGTGGGCCAGACTGACGGGTACTCTGGCTGGGAGGGTCAGAGCGACACAGGCGAGACGCTGGAGACCATTATCACGCCACGAACACCTCACGAGAAGGTTCAGGTATTTCTCGGCGGACTGGCAACTGACTTTTGCGTGAAGTCAACTGCGCTGGACATTACCGAGCACTTCCAGAGTGACGATCAAGTGTCCATCTATCTACTGCGAGAGGCTGTTCGCGCCGTCGGACTGACGCCAAACGCTGAAGAAGAAGTACTAACCGCAATGAAGGAAGCTGGAATATTAGCAATATCAACCGAAGAAGCAAAAAAGATAATTGAGGAGACAGTTTAA